One window of the Amycolatopsis mediterranei genome contains the following:
- the sthA gene encoding Si-specific NAD(P)(+) transhydrogenase produces MSEHEYDLIVIGSGPGGQKAAIAAAKLGKKVAVIDRHDMVGGVCVNTGTIPSKTLREAVLYLTGMNQRELYGASYRVKQDITIADLLARTQHVVGREVQVVRAQLMRNHIDLVDGIGSFADPHTVLVEGRHRGDRRTLSADHVVIATGTRPARPKQVDFDAARVLDSDEILRLEQIPSSLVVVGAGVIGIEYASMFAALGSRVTVVEQREHMLDFCDPEIVESLKFQLRDLGVTFRFGEKVADVAVSDHATITTLVSGKRIPADGVMYSAGRQGMTGELNLEAAGLAADERGRLVVDENYRTPVPHIYAVGDVIGFPALAATSMDQGRLAAYHAFGEPAHELGALQPIGIYTIPEISYVGATEAQLTSSSVPYEVGIARYRELARGQITGDSYGMLKLLVSTTDRKLLGVHVFGTGATDLVHIGQAVMGCGGTVDYLVDAVFNYPTLSEAYKVAALDATNKIRALERFS; encoded by the coding sequence GTGAGCGAGCACGAGTACGACCTCATCGTCATCGGTTCGGGCCCCGGCGGGCAGAAGGCCGCGATCGCCGCGGCGAAGCTCGGCAAGAAGGTGGCGGTCATCGACCGGCACGACATGGTCGGCGGGGTGTGCGTCAACACCGGCACGATCCCGTCCAAGACGCTGCGCGAAGCCGTGCTCTACCTGACCGGCATGAACCAGCGCGAGCTCTACGGCGCGAGCTACCGCGTCAAGCAGGACATCACCATCGCCGACCTGCTCGCCCGCACCCAGCACGTGGTCGGGCGCGAGGTCCAGGTCGTGCGCGCGCAGCTGATGCGCAACCACATCGACCTGGTCGACGGCATCGGCTCGTTCGCCGACCCGCACACCGTGCTGGTCGAAGGCCGGCACCGCGGCGACCGGCGGACGCTGTCGGCCGACCACGTCGTGATCGCCACCGGCACCCGGCCCGCGCGCCCGAAGCAGGTCGACTTCGACGCCGCCCGGGTGCTCGACTCCGACGAGATCCTGCGGCTCGAGCAGATCCCGTCGTCGCTGGTCGTGGTGGGCGCCGGGGTGATCGGGATCGAATACGCGTCGATGTTCGCCGCCCTCGGTTCGCGGGTCACCGTGGTCGAGCAGCGCGAGCACATGCTCGACTTCTGCGACCCGGAGATCGTCGAGTCGCTCAAGTTCCAGCTGCGCGACCTCGGCGTCACGTTCCGCTTCGGCGAGAAGGTCGCGGACGTGGCGGTGTCCGACCACGCGACCATCACGACGCTGGTCAGCGGCAAGCGCATCCCGGCCGACGGCGTCATGTACTCGGCCGGCCGCCAGGGCATGACCGGCGAGCTCAACCTGGAGGCGGCGGGCCTGGCCGCGGACGAGCGCGGCCGGCTGGTGGTCGACGAGAACTACCGCACCCCGGTGCCGCACATCTACGCGGTCGGCGACGTGATCGGCTTCCCGGCACTGGCGGCGACGTCGATGGACCAGGGCAGGCTCGCGGCCTACCACGCGTTCGGCGAGCCGGCGCACGAGCTGGGCGCGCTGCAGCCGATCGGCATCTACACGATCCCGGAGATCTCCTACGTCGGCGCGACCGAGGCCCAGCTGACGTCGTCGTCGGTGCCGTACGAGGTCGGCATCGCGCGGTACCGCGAACTGGCGCGCGGCCAGATCACCGGCGACAGCTACGGGATGCTGAAGCTGCTGGTGTCCACGACGGACCGCAAGCTGCTGGGCGTCCACGTGTTCGGCACGGGCGCGACCGACCTGGTCCACATCGGACAGGCGGTGATGGGCTGCGGCGGCACGGTCGACTATCTCGTCGACGCGGTGTTCAACTACCCGACGCTTTCGGAGGCGTACAAGGTGGCGGCCCTGGACGCGACCAACAAGATCCGGGCGCTGGAGCGCTTCTCCTGA
- a CDS encoding intein-containing Rv2578c family radical SAM protein, whose amino-acid sequence MRWDRQRTGEGEPALPGLEGLVRSVRSPEFDGVTFHEVHARSVLNKVPAGSEVPFGWTVNPYRGCSHACTYCLEGGTRILMADGRTKALSDLKVGDEIYGTRGHGASRRLVPTRVEAHWTTLRAAYRVTLEDGTRLVAGGDHRFLTSKGWKHVTGSKFGAAQRPHLEPGTELIGVGRFAPTPDETLGYRAGYLCGMLRSGGFAAEPDAAARALEYLPDFGASVGFLKVPPDPDAHWQRGFLAGVFDLAGDYGRGVLAVAHDEPEIADAFTAALARFGFAHQLDEVPKFPTRQEVRLLGGVAEVLRFFHVSNPAVPWKRSLEGAAIGASRRRVEAIEPLGLQLPLFDITTGTGDFVADGMVSHNCFARNTHTYLDFDAGRDFDTQVVVKINAPQVLAAQLKKPSWRREHVAMGTNTDPYQRAEGRYRLMPGIITALARSGTPLSVLTKGTVLARDLPLLRDVARDVPVGLAVSIALLDEELQHRLEPGTPSPRARLELVRKAREAGLPCSVLVAPVLPWLTDSEEALDALFAQLADVGATSVTAFALHLRPGAREWFGRWLAGSHPELVPRYRELYARGSYVRKAYREGLAERVGPLLRRHGLDRKPGLDVRGPELPAAEAAPAEQLRLL is encoded by the coding sequence GTGCGATGGGATCGGCAGCGGACAGGGGAGGGTGAACCGGCACTGCCCGGGCTCGAGGGCCTGGTGCGATCGGTGCGGTCACCGGAATTCGACGGCGTCACCTTTCACGAGGTGCACGCGCGGTCGGTGCTGAACAAGGTGCCCGCCGGCTCCGAGGTGCCCTTCGGCTGGACCGTCAACCCCTACCGCGGCTGCTCGCACGCCTGCACCTACTGCCTCGAAGGCGGCACCCGGATCCTGATGGCCGACGGCCGCACGAAGGCGTTGTCCGATCTGAAGGTCGGCGACGAGATCTACGGCACCCGGGGCCACGGTGCGTCCCGGCGGCTGGTGCCGACCCGGGTCGAGGCGCACTGGACCACGCTGCGCGCCGCCTACCGCGTGACCCTCGAAGACGGCACCCGGCTCGTGGCCGGCGGCGATCACCGGTTCCTCACGAGCAAGGGCTGGAAACACGTCACCGGCAGCAAGTTCGGCGCCGCCCAGCGGCCGCACCTGGAGCCCGGCACCGAGCTGATCGGGGTCGGCCGGTTCGCGCCGACGCCGGACGAGACGCTCGGCTACCGGGCCGGCTACCTGTGCGGGATGCTGCGCTCCGGCGGGTTCGCCGCGGAGCCGGACGCCGCCGCGCGGGCGCTGGAATACCTGCCGGACTTCGGGGCGTCGGTCGGTTTTCTCAAGGTACCGCCGGATCCGGACGCCCACTGGCAGCGCGGGTTCCTCGCCGGCGTCTTCGACCTCGCTGGCGATTACGGCCGGGGCGTCCTCGCGGTCGCGCACGACGAGCCCGAGATCGCCGACGCCTTCACCGCCGCGCTCGCCCGGTTCGGCTTCGCCCACCAGCTCGACGAGGTGCCGAAGTTCCCGACGCGCCAGGAGGTCCGGCTGCTCGGCGGGGTCGCCGAGGTGCTGCGGTTCTTCCACGTGAGCAACCCCGCCGTGCCGTGGAAGCGGTCGCTCGAAGGCGCGGCGATCGGTGCGAGCCGCCGCCGCGTGGAGGCGATCGAACCGCTCGGCCTGCAGCTGCCGCTGTTCGACATCACCACCGGCACCGGCGACTTCGTGGCCGACGGCATGGTCTCGCACAACTGCTTCGCCCGGAACACCCACACCTACCTCGACTTCGACGCCGGCCGCGACTTCGACACACAGGTCGTCGTCAAGATCAACGCCCCGCAGGTGCTGGCCGCGCAGCTGAAGAAGCCGTCGTGGCGGCGGGAGCACGTCGCGATGGGCACCAACACCGACCCCTACCAGCGCGCCGAGGGCCGCTATCGGCTGATGCCGGGCATCATCACCGCACTGGCGAGGTCCGGCACGCCGCTGTCGGTGCTGACCAAGGGTACGGTGCTGGCCCGGGACCTGCCGCTGCTGCGCGACGTCGCCCGGGACGTGCCGGTGGGGCTCGCGGTGTCGATCGCGCTGCTCGACGAGGAGCTGCAGCACCGCCTCGAACCCGGTACCCCGAGCCCGCGGGCGCGGCTGGAGCTGGTCCGCAAGGCGCGCGAGGCCGGGCTGCCGTGCTCGGTGCTGGTGGCGCCGGTGCTCCCGTGGCTGACCGACTCCGAGGAGGCGCTGGACGCGCTCTTCGCCCAGCTCGCCGACGTCGGCGCGACGAGCGTCACGGCGTTCGCGCTGCACCTGCGGCCCGGGGCGCGGGAGTGGTTCGGCCGCTGGCTGGCGGGCTCGCACCCGGAGCTCGTCCCGCGGTACCGGGAGCTGTACGCGCGGGGCAGTTACGTGCGGAAGGCCTACCGGGAGGGGCTCGCGGAGCGGGTCGGGCCGCTGCTGCGGCGGCACGGCCTGGACCGCAAGCCCGGTCTCGACGTGCGCGGTCCCGAACTGCCGGCGGCCGAGGCCGCGCCCGCGGAGCAGCTGCGCCTGCTCTGA
- the merB gene encoding organomercurial lyase: MTTSQTDRVAAARLAWAALKLTRAGRHPVGVDRLAATVGVTPAEARRLVELIGFTLHRDLVSTGPAPRGAHHRLEPAEGTLGAGPDGTVDLFLLAIATGERVHAAAICPVTGTRIRIELVSRAILLVDPPTAVVAAVDLGFGLDGADAMACAGQPFFASASAAASWLVAHPAGRIYQVAAYLAQAHRLVAALETRPKYVL, translated from the coding sequence ATGACGACTTCGCAGACCGATCGTGTCGCAGCCGCCCGGCTCGCCTGGGCCGCGCTGAAGCTGACCCGGGCCGGCCGGCACCCGGTCGGCGTCGACCGGCTCGCCGCGACCGTCGGCGTCACCCCGGCCGAGGCCCGGCGCCTGGTCGAACTGATCGGGTTCACCCTGCACCGCGACCTCGTGTCGACGGGCCCGGCTCCCCGCGGCGCCCACCACCGCCTCGAACCGGCCGAGGGCACCCTCGGCGCGGGCCCGGACGGCACGGTCGACCTGTTCCTCCTGGCCATCGCGACCGGCGAGCGCGTGCACGCGGCCGCCATCTGCCCGGTCACCGGGACGCGCATCCGCATCGAGCTGGTGTCCCGGGCGATCCTCCTGGTCGACCCGCCGACGGCGGTGGTCGCGGCGGTCGACCTCGGGTTCGGGCTCGACGGGGCCGACGCGATGGCCTGCGCGGGCCAGCCGTTCTTCGCCTCCGCCAGCGCGGCGGCGAGCTGGCTGGTGGCGCACCCGGCCGGGCGCATCTACCAGGTGGCGGCCTACCTGGCCCAGGCCCACCGCCTGGTGGCGGCGCTGGAGACCCGGCCCAAGTACGTCCTCTGA
- the aspS gene encoding aspartate--tRNA ligase, whose amino-acid sequence MLRTHNAGTLRAGQAGQTVTLTGWVARRRDHGGVIFIDLRDASGVAQVVFREGEMAERAHALRSEFCVKIVGEVAKRPEGNANAEIPTGEIEVLATQLEVLSEAAPLPFPIDDRVDVGEEIRLKHRYLDLRRSGPAAAMRLRSEVSRAAREVLHAQDFVEIETPTMTRSTPEGARDFLVPARLKPGSWYALPQSPQLFKQLLMVGGMERYYQIARCYRDEDFRADRQPEFTQLDIEMSFVEQDDVIALGEDIVSALWKLIGHEIPRPIPRITYHEAMAKYGSDKPDLRFDLEITDMTEFFADTPFRVFQAPYVGAVVMAGGADQPRRQLDAWQEWAKQRGARGLAYILVNVDGTLGGPVAKNLSETERENVAAAAGAKPGDCIFFAAGKAASTQPLLGAARDEIGKRLGLIDENAWSFVWVVDAPLFAPVEDIGDDVAVGSGKWTAVHHAFTSPTPEWIDKFEQDPGNALAYAYDIVCNGNEIGGGSIRIHRGDVQKRVFSLMGLGEEEAQEKFGFLLDAFAFGPPPHGGIAFGWDRIVMLLAKADSLRDVIAFPKTGGGYDPLTAAPAPITAQQRKEAGIDAKPAAAPQN is encoded by the coding sequence GTGCTCCGCACTCACAACGCCGGCACCCTGCGTGCCGGGCAGGCCGGACAGACCGTCACCCTCACCGGATGGGTGGCCCGGCGGCGCGATCACGGCGGCGTCATCTTCATCGACCTCCGCGATGCCAGCGGCGTCGCCCAGGTCGTCTTCCGCGAGGGCGAGATGGCCGAGCGCGCCCACGCGCTGCGCTCGGAGTTCTGCGTCAAGATCGTCGGCGAGGTCGCGAAGCGCCCCGAGGGCAACGCCAACGCCGAGATCCCCACCGGCGAGATCGAGGTCCTCGCGACCCAGCTCGAGGTGCTCTCCGAAGCCGCGCCGCTGCCGTTCCCGATCGACGACCGCGTCGACGTCGGCGAAGAGATCCGCCTCAAGCACCGCTACCTCGACCTGCGCCGCAGCGGCCCGGCCGCGGCCATGCGGCTGCGCAGCGAGGTCAGCCGCGCCGCCCGCGAGGTGCTGCACGCGCAGGACTTCGTCGAGATCGAAACCCCGACGATGACTCGCTCGACGCCCGAAGGCGCGCGCGACTTCCTGGTGCCCGCCCGGCTCAAGCCCGGCTCCTGGTACGCGCTGCCCCAGTCGCCGCAGCTGTTCAAGCAGCTGCTCATGGTCGGCGGCATGGAGCGGTACTACCAGATCGCCCGCTGCTACCGCGACGAAGACTTCCGCGCCGACCGGCAGCCCGAGTTCACCCAGCTCGACATCGAGATGAGCTTCGTCGAGCAGGACGACGTCATCGCGCTCGGCGAGGACATCGTCTCCGCGCTGTGGAAGCTGATCGGGCACGAGATCCCGCGGCCCATCCCGCGCATCACCTACCACGAGGCGATGGCCAAGTACGGCTCCGACAAGCCGGACCTGCGCTTCGACCTCGAGATCACCGACATGACGGAGTTCTTCGCCGACACGCCGTTCCGCGTGTTCCAGGCGCCCTACGTCGGTGCGGTCGTGATGGCGGGCGGCGCCGACCAGCCCCGCCGCCAGCTCGACGCCTGGCAGGAGTGGGCGAAGCAGCGCGGCGCGCGCGGCCTCGCGTACATCCTCGTCAACGTGGACGGCACGCTCGGCGGCCCGGTCGCCAAGAACCTGTCCGAGACCGAGCGCGAGAACGTCGCGGCCGCGGCGGGCGCGAAGCCGGGCGACTGCATCTTCTTCGCCGCGGGCAAGGCCGCTTCGACGCAGCCGCTGCTCGGCGCCGCGCGCGACGAGATCGGCAAGCGGCTCGGCCTGATCGACGAAAACGCCTGGTCGTTCGTGTGGGTCGTCGACGCGCCGCTGTTCGCGCCGGTCGAGGACATCGGTGACGATGTCGCCGTCGGCTCCGGCAAGTGGACCGCGGTGCACCACGCGTTCACCTCGCCGACCCCGGAGTGGATCGACAAGTTCGAGCAGGACCCGGGCAACGCGCTCGCCTACGCCTACGACATCGTCTGCAACGGCAACGAGATCGGCGGCGGCTCGATCCGTATCCACCGCGGCGACGTCCAGAAGCGCGTCTTCAGCCTGATGGGCCTCGGCGAGGAGGAGGCGCAGGAGAAGTTCGGCTTCCTGCTCGACGCCTTCGCCTTCGGCCCGCCGCCGCACGGTGGCATCGCGTTCGGCTGGGACCGCATCGTCATGCTGCTGGCCAAGGCCGACTCGCTGCGGGACGTCATCGCGTTCCCGAAGACCGGTGGCGGCTACGACCCGCTGACCGCGGCGCCCGCGCCGATCACCGCGCAGCAGCGCAAGGAGGCCGGGATCGACGCGAAGCCGGCCGCCGCCCCGCAGAACTAG
- a CDS encoding DUF389 domain-containing protein, with translation MLHLRAVCPPDKTAEALDILRAHAGTAHLIVHRGAAVEPAGDLVEADIAREAADEIVDALCKLELDHTGGITLEALDTALSDAADKAEEAAPGEAADAVVWQELLGRTGEESRLNVTFLAFLVIACLLAAVGVLTDSSVTIVGAMVVGPEFGPLAALAVGLVLRHRQLIRQAGAALAVGFPLAMVVTLGGTLLVRATDVFGEKAFQLQQHNEVDFVFSVGAPSLVVAMLAGAAGMLAMTSAKSAALVGVFISVTTVPAAGYAVVAAVAGEWSRCLQSVGQLLVNLLGIVAAAAIVLIVRRNGQRSPVGMRPLSRG, from the coding sequence GTGCTGCACCTGAGGGCCGTGTGCCCGCCGGACAAGACCGCCGAGGCGCTCGACATCCTGCGGGCCCACGCCGGCACCGCGCACCTGATCGTGCACCGCGGCGCCGCCGTGGAGCCCGCGGGAGACCTGGTCGAGGCCGACATCGCGCGCGAGGCGGCGGACGAAATCGTCGACGCACTGTGCAAGCTCGAACTCGACCACACCGGCGGCATCACGCTCGAAGCGCTCGACACCGCGCTGTCCGACGCCGCCGACAAGGCGGAGGAGGCGGCGCCGGGCGAAGCGGCCGACGCCGTCGTGTGGCAGGAGCTGCTCGGCCGCACGGGCGAGGAGTCGCGGCTGAACGTGACGTTCCTGGCGTTCCTCGTCATCGCCTGCCTGCTCGCCGCCGTCGGCGTGCTCACCGATTCCTCGGTGACGATCGTCGGCGCGATGGTCGTCGGGCCCGAGTTCGGGCCCCTGGCGGCGCTCGCCGTCGGCCTGGTGCTGCGGCATCGGCAGCTGATCCGGCAGGCCGGGGCCGCGCTCGCGGTCGGCTTCCCGCTGGCGATGGTGGTCACGCTCGGCGGCACGCTGCTCGTCCGCGCGACGGACGTTTTCGGCGAGAAGGCGTTCCAGTTGCAGCAGCACAACGAGGTTGACTTCGTGTTCTCCGTCGGGGCGCCGTCGCTGGTCGTGGCGATGCTCGCCGGCGCCGCGGGGATGCTCGCCATGACCTCGGCGAAGTCGGCCGCGCTGGTGGGCGTGTTCATCTCGGTGACCACGGTGCCGGCCGCGGGCTACGCGGTCGTGGCGGCCGTGGCGGGGGAGTGGAGCCGGTGCCTCCAGTCGGTCGGGCAGCTGCTGGTCAACCTTCTCGGAATCGTTGCAGCTGCGGCCATTGTGTTGATCGTGCGCCGGAATGGGCAACGTTCACCGGTGGGAATGCGTCCGCTTTCACGCGGGTGA